One window of Deltaproteobacteria bacterium genomic DNA carries:
- a CDS encoding TRAP transporter substrate-binding protein, producing MKKRIVAFVLMLPVAVFMLAAASRAKPIVLKFSDINAKKSAAGVFCEKFAELTEKKTEGRVKIQTYYGGTLTGNDIEGTQTGIADFSQHDVSEVTDLCPFLSILEAPFMYKNDEQLYKITAPDSPIFKRINECLKGSGVLLATTYSWGPQNILTTKTPVYRQEDLKGLKIRVLPSKIFMETMKAMGATPTPMSWGEVITSLVTGVIDGTGMPFCYVVPAGLHEIQKYYILTRHNPTLSGVFMNEAAWHRLSPEDQRHVLEAGAEARYSVTRYIRDNNEGFRKQMLEKGMTIIGPDQLSFDAVKIRETVFQKYKDDWGDLYGEILKILEE from the coding sequence ATGAAGAAAAGGATAGTTGCTTTTGTGCTGATGCTACCGGTGGCCGTATTCATGCTTGCAGCGGCCTCACGGGCCAAACCCATCGTCTTGAAGTTCAGTGACATCAATGCGAAGAAGTCGGCCGCAGGCGTATTCTGCGAAAAATTCGCCGAGCTCACCGAGAAGAAGACAGAGGGGAGGGTCAAGATACAGACCTACTACGGCGGTACCTTGACGGGCAACGATATCGAAGGCACCCAGACCGGCATCGCCGATTTCAGCCAGCACGACGTGAGCGAGGTCACGGATCTCTGCCCCTTCCTGTCGATTTTGGAAGCACCGTTCATGTACAAGAACGACGAGCAGCTCTACAAGATCACCGCCCCTGATTCTCCGATATTCAAAAGGATCAATGAATGTCTGAAAGGCAGTGGTGTCCTCTTGGCCACGACCTATTCTTGGGGACCCCAGAACATTCTGACCACCAAGACGCCCGTCTACAGGCAGGAGGACTTGAAGGGACTCAAGATCAGGGTGCTTCCGAGCAAGATATTCATGGAAACCATGAAGGCGATGGGGGCCACACCGACCCCGATGAGCTGGGGCGAGGTGATCACTTCTCTGGTCACCGGGGTCATAGACGGAACCGGCATGCCCTTTTGCTACGTGGTCCCCGCCGGGCTGCACGAGATTCAGAAGTACTACATCCTCACCAGGCACAACCCCACCCTTTCGGGGGTCTTCATGAACGAGGCGGCATGGCACCGGCTTTCTCCGGAAGATCAGAGACACGTCTTGGAAGCCGGAGCCGAGGCCAGGTATTCCGTGACCCGATACATCAGGGACAACAACGAGGGATTTCGGAAACAGATGCTGGAAAAAGGCATGACCATCATCGGCCCGGATCAGTTGTCCTTTGACGCGGTCAAGATCAGAGAGACCGTGTTTCAGAAATACAAGGACGACTGGGGCGATCTGTACGGCGAAATCCTGAAGATCCTCGAGGAATAG